The following nucleotide sequence is from Deltaproteobacteria bacterium.
AATGTTGGTTGCCAGATCGGCATGATTGTAATCGACACCGGTATCGACAACGGCCACCGTGATACCATCGCCCGTTTCAATATCCCATGCCTCCTCCATGCCTATTCGACTCAGTCCCCACAGGGAATTTTCGGGAAGATTCTCACCCTCTGGATCCCATGCGGGGTCGTTTGGAATCATAGTGAGATCCAATGCCTGAATTCGTTCCGCATATTCAACGTCAGCCTCTTGTTTTAATTGATTCAGTTTTTCATTGATCCTCTCTTCAGCAACCTTTGGGTTTGTCATCGGGAGGTTCCCAAGATCAAGTTCCAGAATATAGGATTGCGTGAGTTCAGGAGTCGGAAAGTTGCGTTGGACTCGATTCGAACGACGCTGGAATCTTCCTTTGAGTTCATTGGTCAGAAGCATCTCTGATTTACCCGTCTTCTTCTTTTTATACACTTTGCCCGGATGTAGCGGTCGGATCTCTTTAAGTCGATATTTCTCAAAGAGGGTTCGAAGCTTTCTGTCACCACCGTGATTCATGAGTTTGAGGGTGTTCAACGGCAATTTGCCTTCAATCTTGTTTGCTGTTTCCTGGCGGTATTTGACAAGTATTCTCGGGATCGGAGCGACGGTCGTAAAACTTGGGGGGGGAGAGGAAGACCCGGCGTTAAGAGCCGTTGGATAAAAAAGAAAACAAATCCCGATTATCCAAAAAGCGGCAAAGATTTTTTGAAGAGACATCTGAATATATATAAAGGACAGGCAATTTCGATGCCAAGGCAACAGGACCGGTTATTTTTTAACTACTTGAAATAAGAGGCATTTCTTTTTTACTCACTGACAGGGGTACGATATCATTATCAAATCGATAAATTTTTACCAATTTGATAAACATGAAGCTCCTCGCGGCAAGACGGCATGGTTTTCTGGCGGAGGCGGATAAAAATAAAATCAAATAAAAATTGTTGACAGGGCTCCCCGTTCCCCCTACACCTCTCTACAGAAATGAAATTGAGAATGATTATCAATATCTTAAAAGGAGGTTCATCGCTATGAAAAACGTGGTTTTTGCCAAGACGGCCCTGTTGGTGTTGGGACTGCTGTTGGGAGGTTCCTCTCTCTCTTATTCGACCCCAAAAATTAAAATACCCTTGGGAGAAGAGGAGGGAGCTGAACAAAAGGCCCCTTTTTATTTCTTTGGTTACGGAGAACTTCACTACAACAATCGAGTGGGGGATGGTGGTGATCAGTTCGACTTTCACCGCATGGTTTTGGGGTTTGGATATGACTTTACCGACAAATGGAACTTTCGGACGGAGCTCGATTTTGAACACGCGTTTACCGAGCCTGAATTGGAATTTGCTCATGTTGATTATCTAAGGAGCCCTCATCTCAATCTTCGGTTTGGAAGCCTTTTGGTCCCGATGGGGGTGATCAATCAGCATCATGAACCGCCTCTCTTCTACAGTGTTGAGAGGCCGGAGGTTTATCGCGTTATTATTCCCACGACCTGGCAAGAGGGAGGGGCTGGGATCTACGGAGAGATCACTGACGGACTTCACTATCAGTTGTACGGAACCTCCAGCCTGAACGCCTCCGGATTCAATGGGAGCAATGGCGTTCGCGGTGGACGGGGACATGTGGGAGAGCAGATCGGACGTGACTTTGCAGGCTCTGGTCGTTTGGAATACGTCGGGCTTCCCGGTTTTCGTTTAGGGACATCTCTCTTCGCTGGTAATACGGGGCAAGGGGACGCCACGATCGACGGAGGTCTTCTTCTCATAGGTGAGGGGGATGCCAAATACAGTCTTGAGGGTTTTGATCTGGAAGGGCTCTTTGTCTGGAGCCATCTATCAGATGCCGGTAATATCAACACCACCCTAGTAGTGGCCACGCCGACCTTTACCAATTTTGTCGCATCCCAAATGATGGGGTGGTATCTCGAGGGGGCTTATCATCTTTTCTATCATCTAAAACCGGAAATCAGACAGGATCTCGTTCTCTTTAGCCGTTTCGAAGATTTTAATACCCAGTATCGGATGCCGACCGGATTTGCTTCCAGTGCAGCGAATGATCGTAATACCGTTACGACGGGTCTCGCCTACCTTCCGATTCCCCAGGTAGTCTTTAAGGCTGATTATATGCTCAATTGGAGTCAGGCGAATGGTGGAACGGATCAGTTTAATCTTGGAGTTGGATTCATGTATTAAATGGGAGGAAAAACGATGGATACAAACCATGAAAAACATCACCGCCGGTGGAGCCTTCAACTCTGCGGTTCCAATGCGATTCATATTGTCTACGGACCGGTGACCCTGCATATTCCCCGACAAGACCTGCCGCATTTGATGTTGGGTCTTGTCAGAATGAGCCGAGAAATGATTGCAAAGGGATTGAGGGGAGAAGAGAGTGAAGCAGTTCTTCACTAGAGCTGTTTATCTATTACTTGTTGGTTTAGTGACGACGTCTCTTTTTGCCGAGCCGACTGTTTATTTAAGGCCCGAAGAGGCGCTTCAGATCATTTTCAGGGATTCCGAGGAAGTTGTTTCGGATTCCACAATACTAACCGCCCCGCAAAAGCTTGAGTTGAAAAAGAAACTGGGTGAACCACTTCGCAAAGAGACCTGGAACTTTTTTATTGCCAGAAGTGGGGGAAAGATTGATGGCTATGCCCTTGTCGACCAGGAGGTCGGAAAAACAGAGCCGATTACCTTTTTGACGGCGCTTACACCGGATGGCAAGGTAAAAGAGGTCGAAGTTCTTGCCTACAGGGAACCAATCGGGAGTGAGGTAAGACACAAGAATTTTCTGAAACAGTACCGTGAGAAACGTCCGGAGAGCCCCTTGATCGTGGGGAGGGATATCCAGGGAATTACAGGAGCGACACTTTCAGCACGGGCTGTCTCCAGAGGGGTCCGGAGGGCCCTTGCTTTATGGGAGATCCTTTATGGAAAGGAGAAGAGATGATGAGACTCTCTGTGCTTCCGCTCTCGGCCAAAACACTCATTACCTGTTTGCTCTTTGCATTGTCCGTTGGGTATTTTGTCTCCCTCCTTCAGATAGGCAATCGTACCGATTTTAATCAGCAAAAGACTGTCAGGCATTTTCGGGGTGTTGATGGTGATTCCGAACTCTATCCTCCGCAGAGCACGGCCACACTGATTTCCGTGGCCCATGTCCATAGTTTTAGTCAACCCGTGGTTATCGCCCTTGTCTCATTACTCTTCCTCTTTACCGGAATTTCGGAGGGAAAGAAGGTCTTTTGGATTCTCGTTGCTTTTATCGGCAGTCTTGCAGGTATTTGTACTCCCTGGTTGATTCGTGATGTTTCCCCATATTCTGTCTTCGGGCTTTATCTTTCAGGGATCGCCCTTTTGGGATCCTTTTGCGTCATGGCGACTCGTGTTCTTTATGAGACCTGGAGATCTCCCTCCCTTCCCCCCAATAATGCGAAGAGCTAATCTTATATTAATTTTTTTTTGTTCATTAGCGTCAGCCGCCGAATTTTCGAGAACACAAATTTTAATGGGAGATGTTCCTGTTGTTATTACCGTTCGGGCCCCTTCCGGCAGAAAAGAAAAGGCGTTTCATGTGATGGATGATGCCTTTCAACTGGCCCGTGAAATTGAAAATGAGGTGAGCGAATTTGTCCCTTCGAGTGACACGTTTCATTTAAACAGCGTGAAGATAAAAGAAGAGGTGTTTATTCGACCTCACCTGTTGAAAATTCTGTTGTTGGCGGAACAAGTTTCGCTTCGAACCGAAGGGGCCTTTGATGTCACTTTTGCTTCCAGAAATCGTGCGGCCTCTTTTCGCGATTTGCAGATCAATCAAGATCGTTCGACCGTTTTAATTGATCGGCGTGGCATAAAAATTGGCGTCTCGGGAATAGCAAAGGGCTACATTGTAGATCGAATGAGTGAGTTTCTGAATGAGAATGGATTTTCTAGCCACCTTGTTAATGCAGGGGGGGATTTAATGGCCCATGGTGTTTGGAGAATTGGCATTAGGGACCCTTTGAGCGATCGTATCCTCTGTTCATTGGATCTCCAGGACCAGGCGGCCTCTACCTCCGGTCTTTATGAAAGGGGGAGACATCTCTTTGACCCCCGATTAAAGGGGCCTATCGAAAACCCTGATTTTTTGAGTGTTACCGTTATTGGCGACACCTGTTTTGATACCGATCCGTTGTCTACTGCAGGATTCATGGTTGGGAGAAGGGGAGTGGAGAGGCTGATTTCAAGGTTTTTCGGGGTCTCGCTTATTGTTGTAGATCAAAAAGGCAGGGTGGACAGCTACCCTACCATCGGTCTTTGCCGATAAAGAGAGTTATGAGACTGTTGAAAAATGCCATCTGCTGCGTTCCCCTCGTCACCGGCTCCTCGACGTACCCTCAAGTACGCCTGCGTCGCGGCTCCTCGGGGTGCCTTGCAGGCTCGGCGCCGTTCGATCCCCATCAAGGAAACAAATGATTTGGCACCCACGTTTGATTTAAGCATTGACAATGGAGTACACTCCTTTTAAATTGGATTTTA
It contains:
- a CDS encoding FAD:protein FMN transferase, coding for MGDVPVVITVRAPSGRKEKAFHVMDDAFQLAREIENEVSEFVPSSDTFHLNSVKIKEEVFIRPHLLKILLLAEQVSLRTEGAFDVTFASRNRAASFRDLQINQDRSTVLIDRRGIKIGVSGIAKGYIVDRMSEFLNENGFSSHLVNAGGDLMAHGVWRIGIRDPLSDRILCSLDLQDQAASTSGLYERGRHLFDPRLKGPIENPDFLSVTVIGDTCFDTDPLSTAGFMVGRRGVERLISRFFGVSLIVVDQKGRVDSYPTIGLCR
- a CDS encoding FMN-binding protein; the encoded protein is MKQFFTRAVYLLLVGLVTTSLFAEPTVYLRPEEALQIIFRDSEEVVSDSTILTAPQKLELKKKLGEPLRKETWNFFIARSGGKIDGYALVDQEVGKTEPITFLTALTPDGKVKEVEVLAYREPIGSEVRHKNFLKQYREKRPESPLIVGRDIQGITGATLSARAVSRGVRRALALWEILYGKEKR